The Rhodoflexus caldus genome includes a window with the following:
- a CDS encoding porin family protein, producing the protein MENNFDDKLAQKFRESLENYPVAYEQGAWEQFNRNHLHKSPARMATLWQHPALRIAAAVLIAAVGLSAVYYWRMLPPTASTEIVSAQTVPQDNRPQSAEENTASAAVPDNTLQPNAEVAQKTMPLAKHTPSVARQKNGASGRTLSVESTPIITASKSIPQKNLQSEQRQLLPSTAEPVMLAQVDLLPLTLADSFSWQFPILAVAHLPVNDLATPQTGTVIKVQPGIQILSGITDGKTVNNHAAFYGVGAGVEWFLQKKVAVSTSIQFVQTTYKTPEKRFRVFNSLQRDPIGTQQLVPVYADETEYSRIRLNLVQVPLTIKYFIGKKIFFNAGGVSYLAVNGTHVETVAQNTFLGRVQNPRQSVENSVQPFRTIYLGGGVRMPLKGATLQVEPHLNLPLGDLLQDVNNTSLQWIGLNVGIYYGNAN; encoded by the coding sequence ATGGAAAATAATTTTGACGATAAATTAGCCCAAAAATTCCGCGAAAGTCTGGAAAATTATCCCGTTGCCTACGAGCAGGGGGCATGGGAACAGTTTAACAGGAATCACCTGCACAAATCGCCTGCACGCATGGCAACGCTGTGGCAGCACCCTGCCTTGCGTATTGCGGCAGCCGTACTGATTGCAGCCGTAGGGCTGTCTGCTGTGTACTACTGGCGCATGTTGCCGCCAACGGCTTCCACGGAAATTGTTTCTGCACAAACAGTTCCGCAAGATAATCGGCCGCAAAGTGCGGAGGAAAATACCGCCTCTGCCGCCGTTCCCGATAACACTTTGCAACCGAATGCTGAGGTAGCTCAAAAAACAATGCCTTTGGCCAAACATACACCATCCGTAGCTCGGCAAAAAAACGGAGCATCGGGTAGAACGCTGTCTGTGGAATCAACACCAATCATAACTGCCTCAAAATCAATCCCGCAGAAAAATTTGCAGTCGGAACAACGGCAATTGCTGCCTTCAACGGCTGAACCTGTGATGCTTGCCCAAGTTGATTTGCTGCCACTGACCTTAGCCGATAGTTTCTCTTGGCAATTTCCCATACTTGCTGTTGCTCATCTGCCCGTAAATGATTTAGCAACTCCGCAAACGGGAACGGTGATAAAAGTTCAGCCGGGCATTCAGATTCTTTCGGGCATTACTGACGGCAAAACCGTGAACAATCATGCAGCATTTTATGGTGTAGGTGCGGGTGTGGAGTGGTTTCTCCAAAAGAAGGTAGCCGTTTCAACAAGCATTCAATTTGTGCAAACTACCTACAAAACGCCCGAAAAGCGCTTTCGCGTATTCAACAGTTTGCAACGCGACCCCATTGGTACGCAGCAATTAGTACCCGTTTATGCCGATGAAACCGAATATTCGCGCATTAGGCTCAATCTTGTGCAAGTGCCTCTGACAATCAAATATTTCATAGGTAAAAAAATATTTTTCAATGCCGGCGGCGTCAGCTATTTGGCTGTTAATGGAACGCACGTTGAAACAGTAGCCCAAAATACTTTTTTGGGTAGGGTACAAAACCCCAGACAATCGGTAGAAAATTCTGTGCAGCCTTTCCGAACCATCTACTTGGGAGGAGGTGTGCGCATGCCGCTGAAAGGGGCTACTTTACAGGTAGAGCCTCATTTGAACCTGCCATTAGGCGATTTATTGCAAGATGTGAATAATACATCGCTGCAATGGATAGGCCTCAATGTCGGGATTTATTACGGGAACGCTAATTGA
- a CDS encoding response regulator transcription factor, translating to MNLNKILLVEDDPNLGQILKDYLEVKGFEPTLYRDGRSALRAFKSEVFQLCIFDVMMPIMDGFTLAEEVRKIEKDVPIIFLTAKSMKEDTIRGFQIGADDYITKPFSMEELLLRINAVMRRSVKAAPPAAGTYQIGNFTYDTKLHTLTGMGEEIKLTSKEAELLEMLCQYKNQVLERSKALRQIWGDDNYFNSRSMDVYITKLRKYLKADERIQIMNIHGTGYKLLVPE from the coding sequence ATGAACCTCAACAAAATCTTATTGGTTGAAGATGACCCCAATCTCGGCCAGATTCTGAAAGACTATTTGGAAGTAAAGGGCTTTGAACCGACGCTATACCGCGATGGCAGAAGCGCCCTGCGTGCATTCAAAAGCGAAGTGTTTCAACTTTGCATTTTTGATGTCATGATGCCGATTATGGATGGCTTCACACTGGCCGAAGAGGTGCGAAAAATAGAAAAAGATGTACCCATCATATTCCTGACGGCCAAATCCATGAAGGAAGACACCATCAGAGGGTTTCAGATAGGTGCTGACGACTATATCACCAAGCCGTTCAGCATGGAAGAACTGTTGCTGCGTATCAATGCCGTCATGCGTCGTTCGGTTAAAGCAGCTCCGCCCGCGGCAGGCACTTACCAAATCGGAAATTTTACCTACGACACCAAGTTGCATACCCTCACGGGCATGGGCGAAGAGATAAAACTGACTTCCAAAGAAGCGGAATTGCTGGAAATGCTCTGCCAATATAAAAATCAGGTATTGGAGCGGTCTAAAGCACTGCGCCAAATTTGGGGCGACGATAATTATTTCAACTCCCGCAGCATGGACGTTTACATCACCAAACTGCGCAAATACCTGAAAGCCGACGAGCGCATCCAGATTATGAACATCCACGGCACAGGCTACAAACTGTTAGTGCCGGAGTAG
- a CDS encoding RNA polymerase sigma factor: MTYPVQTAEIKDTNQPDNAEIQLIRDCLADKRGAHELFYKRFYGYVMSIALRYSNHSEEAKEITNDSFVKVFQHLNRHDQQRSLKAWIRRIVVNTALDRLRKNKRELRQTDIQQTNIEAPDEGVLQQLSAEDIMRMVQSLSAAQRAVFNLFEIEGFSHEEIGAMLEIPVGTSKSHLARAKMKLRQMISDKQHGK, translated from the coding sequence ATGACTTATCCGGTTCAGACAGCGGAAATAAAAGACACCAACCAACCCGATAATGCCGAGATACAACTCATTCGCGACTGTTTAGCCGATAAACGAGGCGCGCATGAGTTGTTTTACAAGCGGTTTTACGGGTATGTGATGAGTATTGCCCTGCGCTATTCCAACCATTCGGAAGAAGCCAAAGAAATTACCAACGACAGTTTTGTTAAAGTATTTCAACACCTGAACCGTCACGACCAGCAACGTTCGCTGAAGGCATGGATTCGCCGCATCGTAGTTAATACGGCATTGGACAGGCTGCGCAAGAACAAGCGCGAGCTGCGACAGACCGATATTCAGCAAACCAACATAGAAGCGCCTGACGAAGGGGTATTACAGCAACTTTCGGCAGAAGATATTATGCGAATGGTACAAAGCCTTTCCGCTGCACAACGGGCAGTTTTCAACCTTTTTGAAATTGAAGGGTTCTCACACGAAGAAATCGGAGCAATGCTGGAAATTCCTGTTGGAACTTCCAAATCGCATTTGGCACGTGCAAAAATGAAGTTAAGGCAAATGATTTCCGACAAGCAGCATGGAAAATAA
- the scpB gene encoding SMC-Scp complex subunit ScpB: MSAPSVFLMNHIEAMIFCAPAPVRADELRQCLNEMLATEIPAEDVQAALDALQNRYDRDDTALQLVRAAGGYQLLTKPAYKQSVGLLLKNTSKKRLSQAALETLAIIAYKQPVTKAQIEQIRGVACDYALQKLLEKELIEIRGKSDGPGRPLLYGTSPAFMQYFNLNDLKDLPQPKDLPQEENQNLLPPETE, translated from the coding sequence ATGTCCGCACCCTCCGTATTTTTAATGAACCACATTGAGGCCATGATTTTCTGTGCGCCTGCCCCTGTTCGTGCCGATGAACTACGGCAGTGCCTCAACGAAATGCTGGCAACCGAAATACCCGCAGAAGACGTACAGGCAGCATTAGATGCGCTCCAAAACCGATATGACCGCGATGACACCGCCCTCCAACTGGTACGCGCGGCAGGCGGGTATCAATTGCTCACCAAACCTGCCTATAAGCAAAGCGTGGGGCTTTTGCTGAAAAACACGTCCAAAAAGCGATTGTCGCAGGCTGCTCTGGAAACGCTTGCCATCATTGCCTACAAACAGCCCGTTACCAAAGCGCAGATTGAACAAATCAGAGGCGTGGCGTGCGATTATGCCCTGCAAAAATTATTAGAAAAAGAATTGATAGAAATCAGGGGAAAATCTGACGGCCCCGGGCGGCCTTTGCTGTACGGCACAAGCCCTGCCTTCATGCAGTATTTTAACTTGAACGACTTAAAAGACCTGCCGCAACCCAAAGACTTGCCGCAGGAAGAGAATCAAAATTTATTGCCTCCCGAAACCGAATAA
- a CDS encoding VOC family protein, whose protein sequence is MEQALLTGSLQAVSVVTNCWAQSMRFYVQALGYQIRQEGVLNAVQRQIFGQHLGRYALLGHAEGSLVRLLETSLTEASPNRLGARPWDLGMAVIEAGTPDIDSAYYRVLRHRFGAVSEPAEFDAEGPEPLGMVVMKSAAFIGPSGEQIFVTQIVRRKGGVSLLKESAVEGINSPANVVISMKDRSPIEQFWQPVLGISPVNDLPLKQPLAAKIMAGPPDMGFDMLLMGHGTHRIGMEQHVYAPHNPTYDYQTFPCSFEKTGVASACWQSPDLEQAAQKIAAAGYEIISRVGLPIRNKEAPEAVVFTAPLGEIIELVAL, encoded by the coding sequence ATGGAACAGGCTCTTTTAACGGGTTCATTGCAGGCTGTCAGTGTTGTTACCAATTGCTGGGCGCAAAGTATGCGATTCTATGTGCAGGCACTTGGCTATCAAATACGGCAGGAAGGTGTGCTCAATGCCGTGCAACGGCAAATTTTTGGCCAACACTTGGGACGCTATGCGCTATTGGGGCACGCGGAAGGCTCGCTTGTGCGCCTGTTGGAGACCTCACTTACCGAAGCGTCGCCCAATCGCTTGGGTGCCCGCCCATGGGACTTAGGCATGGCTGTAATTGAAGCAGGCACACCGGATATAGACAGCGCCTACTACCGCGTATTGCGCCACCGATTTGGTGCGGTTTCCGAACCGGCAGAGTTTGATGCCGAAGGCCCCGAACCGCTGGGTATGGTGGTGATGAAGAGTGCGGCGTTTATCGGCCCTTCGGGCGAACAAATCTTTGTTACACAGATTGTCCGCCGCAAAGGAGGTGTGTCGCTGTTGAAAGAGTCTGCCGTGGAGGGCATTAATTCGCCTGCCAACGTGGTGATTTCCATGAAAGACCGCAGCCCGATAGAGCAATTTTGGCAGCCTGTACTGGGCATTTCGCCCGTGAACGACCTGCCGCTGAAACAGCCGCTTGCAGCCAAAATTATGGCAGGGCCTCCCGATATGGGCTTTGATATGCTCCTGATGGGGCACGGCACGCATCGCATAGGCATGGAACAACACGTTTACGCACCTCACAATCCTACCTATGACTACCAAACTTTCCCCTGTTCGTTTGAAAAAACGGGTGTAGCTTCTGCCTGCTGGCAATCACCCGATTTGGAACAAGCAGCACAAAAAATCGCGGCAGCGGGCTATGAAATCATCAGCCGAGTGGGCTTGCCTATCCGCAACAAAGAAGCCCCCGAAGCAGTAGTGTTCACAGCGCCTCTCGGCGAAATTATTGAATTAGTGGCGTTGTAG
- a CDS encoding TraR/DksA family transcriptional regulator, translating into MKSEEKLRYSESELKEFEELIMSKLQKSREELQHLKDSITRKNTGSDDNISSLKSLEDGADALEKEQLNQLAARTQKYITQLENALVRIKNGTYGICIDTGKLIPKERLRAVPHTQQTIEAKLNKSR; encoded by the coding sequence ATGAAATCGGAAGAAAAACTTCGTTACTCTGAGTCGGAACTGAAAGAGTTTGAGGAGTTGATAATGAGCAAGTTGCAGAAATCGCGCGAGGAACTGCAACACTTAAAAGACTCCATCACACGCAAAAACACAGGAAGCGACGATAACATAAGCAGCCTGAAGTCTTTGGAAGACGGAGCCGATGCCCTTGAAAAAGAACAATTGAACCAATTAGCTGCCCGTACACAAAAATACATTACCCAGCTTGAAAATGCGCTGGTTCGTATCAAAAACGGCACTTATGGCATTTGTATTGACACGGGCAAGTTAATTCCCAAAGAACGTCTCAGAGCCGTTCCACACACGCAGCAAACCATTGAGGCAAAACTGAATAAATCGCGGTAA
- a CDS encoding sensor histidine kinase → MSKKQLRYIIAFMSGATLGLIMLQFYWMKEDFELNAVQFKSKVITAMENVVRTLERREVLAAMAKHKELMAQRDALVAQILDQINTQTPKNNQSSSWEQSNIQLYDSHSQTWLNYSQEQYSIGNHLRNGSAIGHEWNRTSMRIGDSAVYLRQLQQQRVLENLEALEMVWSIINNRQNFNRPLSERLNVKLLDSLLSHEIRDKNIELPYQFGVLVKDTANAYQFVYTNVKDEKANLELLRNGLVIRLFPNDDISPASFLYVYFPDKYKAIFMEMIAVLLSSAVFNTIIIACFAFAISTIIRQKKLSEVTRDFINNMTHEFKTPISTISLACQALQEPAMRANTRILDRYLGIIKDENNRLGHQVEKVLQIASLEKGDFKLKIEPVDVHRLLQKAGENMKLSIESQGGQLSQQLEATKTIVQADKVHLTNIFYNLLDNAIKYSPERPEIAITTEDGRSGIIISIADKGVGISKDVINRIFDKFYRVPTGNIHNVKGFGLGLSYVKTMIDAHHGQITVQSEPGQGSIFTIFLPYQHEPQQNLIG, encoded by the coding sequence ATGAGTAAAAAACAACTTCGCTATATCATCGCCTTTATGTCCGGGGCAACGCTCGGGCTTATCATGCTCCAATTTTATTGGATGAAAGAAGATTTTGAATTGAATGCCGTTCAGTTCAAAAGCAAAGTCATAACTGCGATGGAAAACGTAGTGCGCACGTTAGAGCGCCGCGAGGTATTGGCGGCAATGGCCAAGCATAAAGAACTGATGGCGCAGCGCGATGCACTGGTGGCGCAGATTCTTGACCAAATTAACACACAAACGCCCAAAAACAACCAGTCCTCTTCGTGGGAACAATCAAACATACAGTTGTATGACTCACATTCGCAAACATGGTTAAATTATTCACAGGAGCAATATTCCATCGGCAATCATTTGCGGAACGGCAGCGCCATAGGGCATGAGTGGAACAGAACTTCCATGCGCATTGGCGATTCGGCCGTGTACCTGCGGCAGTTGCAGCAGCAACGCGTGCTGGAAAACTTGGAAGCGCTTGAAATGGTTTGGAGCATTATCAACAACCGCCAAAACTTCAACCGCCCCCTTTCCGAGCGCCTCAACGTTAAACTGCTCGACTCGCTGCTGTCGCACGAAATACGCGACAAAAACATTGAGTTACCCTATCAGTTTGGCGTGTTGGTAAAAGATACGGCCAATGCCTATCAGTTTGTGTACACCAACGTTAAGGATGAAAAGGCAAATCTGGAATTGTTGCGCAACGGATTGGTTATCAGGCTTTTTCCTAATGACGACATCTCACCTGCCAGTTTTCTGTACGTCTATTTCCCCGATAAATACAAGGCTATTTTCATGGAGATGATTGCCGTGCTGTTGTCTTCCGCTGTTTTTAATACCATCATTATTGCCTGTTTTGCATTTGCCATTTCTACCATCATCCGACAGAAAAAACTCTCGGAGGTAACTCGTGATTTCATCAACAATATGACGCACGAGTTCAAAACCCCTATTTCTACCATTTCGCTGGCCTGTCAGGCTTTGCAAGAACCTGCCATGCGCGCCAATACCCGCATTTTAGACCGCTATCTGGGGATTATCAAAGATGAAAACAATCGGTTAGGGCATCAGGTAGAAAAAGTGCTGCAAATAGCCTCCTTGGAAAAAGGCGATTTTAAGTTAAAAATAGAGCCTGTGGATGTGCATCGGTTGCTCCAAAAAGCAGGCGAAAACATGAAGTTGAGCATAGAGTCCCAAGGCGGGCAACTTTCTCAACAATTGGAAGCCACCAAAACCATTGTGCAGGCAGACAAAGTGCATCTGACTAATATTTTTTACAATCTGTTAGACAATGCCATCAAATATTCACCCGAGCGTCCGGAAATTGCCATCACTACCGAAGACGGACGCAGCGGAATCATTATTTCCATTGCCGACAAAGGTGTAGGGATTTCCAAAGATGTTATCAATCGGATTTTTGATAAGTTTTACCGCGTGCCTACCGGCAACATACACAACGTGAAAGGCTTCGGGCTTGGCCTGAGCTACGTAAAAACGATGATAGATGCTCATCACGGGCAAATTACCGTACAAAGCGAACCCGGACAAGGCAGCATATTTACCATATTCTTACCATATCAGCATGAACCTCAACAAAATCTTATTGGTTGA
- a CDS encoding DUF6436 domain-containing protein → MKQVLRFLAWVAVSVSLLLLIAWTFWQQEVQYLLPTPVPSNYKVVSPGQLIAFNNSSLQPQRHRKPILLHFFSPSCPCSRFNLQHFNTLYRAFGQQVDFFAVTPDAQDLEKAKGYLPDGITVIHDKNEALARACGVYSTPQAAIIRADNTLYFRGNYNRSRYCTDQATNYVEQALYSLITGKPLPAFDSLATISYGCAIEWDEAAQ, encoded by the coding sequence ATGAAACAAGTTTTACGATTTTTAGCATGGGTAGCTGTCAGTGTATCCTTGCTGTTGCTCATAGCTTGGACTTTCTGGCAGCAAGAGGTGCAGTATTTGCTTCCTACGCCTGTTCCAAGCAACTACAAAGTTGTATCTCCGGGGCAGTTGATTGCCTTTAACAACAGCAGTTTGCAACCGCAACGGCATCGCAAGCCCATACTCTTGCACTTTTTCAGCCCTTCCTGTCCTTGTTCAAGGTTTAATTTGCAGCATTTCAACACCTTGTATCGCGCATTTGGGCAGCAGGTAGATTTCTTTGCCGTAACGCCCGATGCGCAAGACCTTGAAAAGGCCAAAGGCTATTTGCCCGATGGCATCACCGTTATTCATGATAAAAATGAAGCCTTAGCACGAGCCTGCGGGGTCTATTCCACGCCTCAGGCTGCTATTATTCGGGCAGATAATACACTCTATTTCAGGGGAAATTACAACCGTTCCCGCTACTGTACCGACCAAGCAACTAACTATGTAGAGCAGGCTTTATACAGCCTCATAACCGGAAAACCGCTTCCTGCGTTTGATTCATTAGCTACCATTTCCTATGGTTGTGCCATTGAATGGGATGAAGCAGCACAATAA
- a CDS encoding pseudouridine synthase, which translates to MNKKPAKPGKSGFKQDKGRAQSGKKPFRNASSGDKNKGTFNAKPSLRKQFESNNSGGNFRREGGNSERPVFRKRFDNDSNNGGGNFRREGGNSERPVFRKRFDNDSNNGGGNFRREGGNSERPAFRKRFDNDSNNGGGNFRREGGNQNKGGYYWWKDIPEGYERNSKSTSPRRKTQKNPRTPDYDMSKIKGIGESKGIKLNPGEGIRLNRFIANAGISSRREADKIIESGRVSVNGKVITEMGYRVKPSDRVELDGEILKRERLVYVLLNKPKDYITTTDDPQERKTVMELVEDACEERIYPVGRLDRNTTGLLLLTNDGALAEKLSHPSNQVKKNYQLELNKPLEESHFDQIMNGIELEDGFIKPDKLSYMTDDRMILSIDIHSGKNRIVRRIFEHFGYEVVRLDRATYAGLTKKGLPRGQWRYLTQQEVIRLKFFTGKSKKTTSED; encoded by the coding sequence ATGAACAAGAAACCAGCGAAGCCCGGAAAGTCAGGCTTCAAGCAGGACAAAGGTCGTGCGCAAAGCGGTAAGAAGCCTTTCCGAAATGCATCATCGGGCGATAAAAACAAAGGCACTTTCAATGCGAAGCCATCTCTTCGCAAACAATTTGAAAGCAACAACAGCGGCGGCAACTTCCGCAGAGAAGGCGGCAACAGCGAGCGCCCTGTATTCCGCAAACGCTTTGACAACGACAGCAACAACGGCGGCGGTAACTTCCGCAGAGAAGGCGGCAACAGCGAGCGCCCTGTATTCCGCAAACGCTTTGACAACGACAGCAACAACGGCGGCGGTAACTTCCGCAGAGAAGGCGGCAACAGCGAGCGCCCCGCATTCCGCAAACGCTTTGACAACGACAGCAACAACGGCGGCGGTAACTTCCGCAGAGAAGGCGGCAACCAAAACAAGGGTGGTTACTACTGGTGGAAAGATATTCCCGAGGGCTACGAGCGCAACTCAAAAAGCACCTCACCGCGCCGCAAAACCCAAAAAAACCCGCGTACACCCGACTACGACATGTCTAAAATCAAGGGCATAGGAGAGTCCAAAGGCATCAAATTAAATCCGGGTGAAGGTATTCGCCTGAACCGATTCATTGCCAATGCCGGTATTTCTTCACGCAGAGAGGCCGACAAGATTATTGAAAGCGGGCGAGTGTCGGTCAATGGCAAAGTCATTACCGAAATGGGGTATCGCGTAAAGCCTTCCGACCGTGTAGAATTGGACGGCGAAATACTGAAACGCGAGCGCTTGGTCTATGTACTGTTGAATAAACCCAAAGACTACATCACAACAACAGATGACCCTCAGGAGCGCAAAACCGTTATGGAATTGGTAGAAGATGCCTGTGAGGAGCGCATCTATCCGGTAGGGCGTTTAGACCGCAATACAACCGGCTTGCTATTGCTGACTAACGATGGCGCACTGGCTGAAAAATTGTCGCATCCATCTAATCAGGTAAAGAAAAACTACCAGTTGGAGCTAAATAAGCCATTGGAAGAAAGCCATTTTGACCAAATCATGAATGGGATTGAGTTAGAAGACGGCTTTATCAAACCGGATAAACTGTCCTACATGACCGACGACCGCATGATTCTTTCCATTGACATTCACAGCGGCAAAAACCGCATCGTAAGACGCATTTTTGAACATTTCGGGTATGAAGTTGTGCGTTTGGATAGAGCAACCTACGCAGGACTAACCAAAAAAGGACTGCCGCGCGGCCAATGGCGTTATTTGACTCAACAGGAAGTCATTCGTCTGAAATTTTTTACAGGCAAGAGCAAGAAAACAACTTCGGAAGACTAA
- a CDS encoding PP2C family protein-serine/threonine phosphatase, whose amino-acid sequence MNTIDPTKLSKQEIKAVFSNLNKKSDTIVNYLLAVKFLFGLAIAPFYDTWLIAVVVGGSCLGLYYAAKWLLPQSSLYQYVLSAISAIFAAQFIYQMHGLFEMHFWVFISATVLIIYRNWRLQIPLITIVVIHHATFAYLQYTGFKQIYFTQLDYMSLTAFIFHGILAAAVSGISGTWAYMLYKQTVKDALYAKILDEQQQELLVTIERNDAYTEEIKQTAEELHASNEQLSKVNQLLQKQNFNIKSSIQYAQRIQEALLPDEERLREIFPEYFVFYKPRDVVSGDFFWATQIGEKKILIVGDCTGHGVPGAFMSLIGINFVYEIIKMNQTTAPAQILNSLRVKIYNALKQETTGNRDGMDISVVVIDPTANTLSFAGAKQNLVLFDSNGKCKTLKGDKMSIGGSNSRETFHEYTEPLTDKVFAYAFTDGYRDQIGGEHKRKLGSKNFTELLGIIHRLPVDMQKQQLHTFIEEWQKQSHEKQLDDMLVVGVKL is encoded by the coding sequence ATGAATACCATTGACCCTACTAAACTTTCCAAGCAGGAAATAAAGGCTGTTTTCAGCAATCTCAACAAAAAATCGGACACGATTGTCAATTACCTGTTGGCAGTCAAGTTTCTGTTTGGGCTTGCCATAGCACCTTTTTACGACACGTGGCTGATTGCCGTAGTAGTAGGAGGGAGTTGTTTGGGCTTGTACTACGCGGCAAAATGGTTGCTGCCGCAGTCTTCGTTATATCAGTACGTACTGAGTGCCATATCTGCCATTTTTGCAGCCCAGTTTATTTACCAGATGCACGGCCTGTTTGAGATGCACTTCTGGGTTTTTATCAGTGCTACCGTGCTGATTATTTATCGGAACTGGCGCTTACAGATTCCGTTGATTACCATAGTTGTGATTCACCACGCCACTTTTGCCTATTTGCAATATACGGGGTTCAAACAAATCTATTTCACGCAACTTGACTACATGAGTTTGACCGCTTTTATCTTTCACGGTATTTTAGCGGCAGCTGTATCGGGTATTTCGGGAACATGGGCGTACATGCTGTACAAGCAAACCGTTAAAGATGCGCTTTATGCCAAAATTCTGGATGAGCAGCAGCAGGAACTTTTGGTTACGATTGAGCGCAATGATGCCTATACGGAAGAAATTAAACAAACAGCCGAAGAACTGCACGCCAGCAACGAACAACTTTCCAAAGTCAATCAACTGCTGCAAAAGCAAAACTTCAATATCAAATCAAGCATACAGTATGCCCAGCGCATACAGGAAGCACTTTTACCCGATGAGGAGCGACTGCGGGAGATTTTTCCCGAATATTTTGTTTTCTACAAACCCCGCGATGTTGTCAGCGGCGATTTTTTCTGGGCAACGCAAATAGGTGAAAAGAAAATCCTGATAGTTGGCGACTGTACAGGGCATGGTGTGCCGGGCGCATTTATGAGTCTGATAGGCATCAACTTTGTCTATGAGATTATCAAAATGAATCAGACGACTGCGCCTGCCCAAATTTTGAACAGTTTGAGAGTCAAAATTTATAATGCGCTGAAACAGGAAACCACAGGCAATCGGGATGGCATGGACATCAGCGTAGTAGTAATTGACCCGACTGCCAATACGCTTTCGTTTGCGGGTGCCAAACAAAATCTTGTGTTATTTGACAGCAACGGCAAATGCAAAACCCTGAAAGGCGATAAAATGAGCATCGGCGGGAGCAACTCGCGGGAAACATTCCATGAATATACGGAGCCGCTGACCGACAAAGTATTTGCCTATGCTTTTACCGATGGCTACCGCGACCAGATTGGCGGTGAACATAAGCGCAAACTCGGTTCTAAAAACTTTACGGAGTTGCTTGGCATTATTCATCGGTTGCCTGTTGATATGCAAAAGCAGCAACTCCATACCTTCATTGAAGAGTGGCAAAAGCAAAGCCACGAAAAGCAATTGGACGATATGCTCGTAGTTGGCGTTAAACTTTAA